The DNA segment CCCTGGCGGGCGCCGTCTCGCAGGCCGGGACGGATCTCGACTCGGGTTCTTCCACGCTGATCATGCCTTCGTGCCCCTTCGTGGAATTCTTTCTTGGTATGCCTGTCGATCTGAGGAACAGACTCTCTAGTGGACGGTCAGGTCCATCTCACCGATGGCTTTAAGAGCCACCGCGTTCTCGGGATCGATTTCCAGAGCCTGCATGTACTCGTCCAGGGCTTTCATTTGCTCGCCCCTTGCGAGGTAGATGTGCCCCAGGTTCAGGTAGGGGAAGTGCTTGGGATCGTACCGCTTGGCCTTCTTGGCTTTTTCCAGCCAGCCGATGGCCTCGTCCATTTGCCCTTGGCGCATCAGGTAGACACCGATGTCGTTGTAGGGATTCCCGAACTCGGGATCGACCGCAATCGCCAGGTGGCAATCACGGATGGCCTGGTCGAGCATGCCCAGAAAAGATACGGCCCAACCTCGGTAGGTGTAGCCTTCGGCGGTTGGATGGGCGGCAACGCTTCGGTTGAAGAGTCCGACCGCCGTCAGAAAGCGGCCATTGACCAGGTGC comes from the Acidobacteriota bacterium genome and includes:
- a CDS encoding tetratricopeptide repeat protein, whose amino-acid sequence is MNSEDQNQKQARTLWEEGVKHLVNGRFLTAVGLFNRSVAAHPTAEGYTYRGWAVSFLGMLDQAIRDCHLAIAVDPEFGNPYNDIGVYLMRQGQMDEAIGWLEKAKKAKRYDPKHFPYLNLGHIYLARGEQMKALDEYMQALEIDPENAVALKAIGEMDLTVH